In Poecilia reticulata strain Guanapo linkage group LG15, Guppy_female_1.0+MT, whole genome shotgun sequence, the sequence GCGAGTGGAGGTGTCGGCTCACCTGGTTCAGAACAAAGGTTCCTTTCAAAGCATCTGGAGTCGGTTCTGTTGACCCAGAGGACCAACCTGTGACCCGCCTCATTGCATTGGTATCAACCAGAGGTCCGGTTGGTTCTGATTCCAGCTGGGCGGGTCGGATCGGTTCTGAGATCAGATGATGTCATCAGGAAGTTTCTGTGAACTCTTCGGTGCTGACTAATTCCTGGAAGCTGTgaccagctgctgctcctgtggCTTCCTGTCCTCATGGCTCTGTTTCCGGTTCTGCCCTCAGCATCATCGGAGCGATCCGGACCGGGTCCTACATGCTGCACATCCTGAGCGCCAGCGGCTTCAGACGCTCCATCTGCGACCAGAGCTTCTACAACGGACCCGTCAGTAAATTCTGGGCCTACGCCTTCGTCCTCAGCAAAGCTCCAGAACTCGGTCAGTTGATCCTCAGTGAGAACGGAAACGGACCAGAAGATCCGGGTTCAGTTCTATGATCGGGTCGGTTTGGGCCACTTTTAATCAGcaggatttaaaatgttctgtaagGTGAATGTGAACCGGGTCCAAAGCAGCTGCATTAATTCTGACCCACATGTAGCGGTGGCCACACCTCCTCCAGTCAAcctttagcttagcttagctccGGCTAACTGTAAACACTTGAACCTATTTTCCCCGATAAATCCTAAAGAGCTAATTTACTTGACTGTTAAACTTTTAGTTAACCAAAACATCAATTCAGACTTTTATCAACCGTTAGTAATTCAAATAGacttttatattcatgctcttattttgaagggggtgaagacaaaaatatgtgtGCTTTAGCATTAGATTAGCTTTGACTAGCTACCATATTGGAGTAGTGCATTAGCCACTACCGGtgtagcattagcagaactgaCGTCTGATTAGCGATTTTGGGTTAGCGCAGCTAAAATCTTGGTGCGCACCACTAAAGTTGctaatgtgtttctgttttccgTCTCCAAGGCGACACGGCGTTCGTGGTGCTCAGGAAGCAGAAGCTGCTCTTCCTCCACTGGTACCACCACATCACGGTGCTGCTCTACTCCTGGTACTCCTACAAGGACATGGTGGCCGGCGGCGGCTGGTTCATGACCATGAACTACAGCGTGCACGCGCTCATGTACAGCTACTACGCCGCGCGCGCCGCCAGCTACCGCGTGCCCCGCCCCTTCGCCGTGGTCATCACCAGCGCCCAGATCGCCCAGATGGCGATGGGGCTGACGGTCAGCGGCCTGGTGTACCGCTGGATGCAGCAGGGCGACTGTCCGTCCCGCATGGACAACATCACCTGGGCCACGGTCATGTACCTGAGCTACCTGCTGCTCTTCTCCAACTTCTTCTACCAGACCTACCTGCGCCGCGACGCCAAGGCCAAGAGCCAGTAGGACCCGCCGGACCGCAGGGCGGCGctgctgagctgagctgagctgccGCAGCTAATGAAGGGAAACCAGCGAAGAAGACGGAGTTAGTTTGTCTGGGAAGTGAAGGCGCGTTTCAGGACCCGCTGGTTCCGGACTGCAGGTCCAAAGATGGTTCCGATCTAAACATGAAGCTCAGCTGCTGAACAGAGGTCCGAAAATATTCAcgatattttgtttaaatttatcagCTTTGGACCCAGAAAATGTTCTGAACCATTTTTACCTTCATTtccaaatatttgaaatatgtaaaaatatatatttataatctGAACCACTACAACCCGTCTGGTCCGATtcactggttctactggttcccGCTGAACCCATTTTGGCTGGCGAGAGTTAACCGGGTCAGAACTGGAACTTAAACTTTTActtctgtaaatatttccatCAGTTTGACTTTAAAGTGTCAAACTTCTGATTCTGGAACCGATGAaggcagctgattggctgctggacGGTCACATGTCTCACGTGACTAAACTCATCCTGTTGGAGCTGGTTCTGGTCGGTGTGATTGTGGAAACGGGTTGGAGTTCTGAAGGAAACCAGCTGTGACGTCACAGCTGGTGTCCATGACGAAGACGATCTTCCACCAAATGATCACCTGGACGTTTTCCTGGGAGGGAAATTGGGATATTTAtggttatttattgtttaaaatgtaataaaatgactttttcaatttgttcattttgggttttttctagTTTGGTTCATCAGCATGAAACAGAATTACTTACACAAAAGAActtttattaaaggaaaaattaaaCCTGACCCTTAACTGAGCTAAGATGAAAAGCCTTTTGCCTCCACAAcactcacaaaataaaaaaaactattatttaaataaacccaaaacaacCTTTTAGGAAATAaaccatgtttaaaaaaactggtACACGAAAACTTTTATCTCAAAAATCCAGACAGATTACTGAAACCAAAAACTATTACtccaaaagacaaaacacatgtttagaaaataaacctGTAGGAACAGAACCTCCCCAAAAACACTCAGAGCCCAAAGCTTAAACTGTTGAAACATACAGAAAAACTTACTGGAAGAAAAACTAACTCTGAAAAAATCTAACTTCaggaagaaaatattcaaacctcGACTGTTTCCAAACCCAAAAGTTAAGGTAACTAAAACTTACCGGACAGAACTCAAACCATTACAACTAAGAACCTCCCTATAAATATAATACACATCTTGTACTTAAACTATTTTAGATCCAAATAAACTCGCCGCTCTATTAGAAATTACAAAATCCATCCTTAAATCAAAAACCACGGATAAATACAGATCTTAGTTAAACTCAGTActaaaaacctgaaaatcaGAAACACCCTCAAAGGGACAAAACCAAATCCGAATCCTTAACCTTTATAAATAACATAACTTAACTCCAATCCACAGGATTTGGATCCCCCCACTCCATCTATCCCTCCCCAAACTCTCTCCCCCCCTTTACTCCTTTTTCAACTTCTCTCCCACTTCCCCACCCTACACTCCTCCTCTCCCCCCATTCCtcatccctccctcctcccctaAAAGTTTTTCCcactcttttttcttctccattctCCTCCTGCCTCCCCCAAGACTCTTCTCCCCCCCTGTAGATTGTTTCtaagccaaacatccaataaacGTCCACCAAGCCTCTAAAGCTCTGGGGTCAAAGTTTATTTACGCAGGCAAAAGACGGTTCAATGTCCAAACGTCTAGATTATTCTGGATGGTTTATTTTCCCATTTCAGCAAAACAATTAGAGTCCAAACTTCCCGTTGCTCTCATGCTGCCTCTGTTCGCTCTGGTAAAAACCCAAAGGCTGCTGGTCCTTCAGGACCTGCACTGACGACccacatcacttcctgtttacttAGAAAACAAGcgagaaaaataacaaaacaaaaacaaataaaattacaattattgacctacaaataaactctgcaaataatacaaaaaatatacttttaagaataaagtaacaaaaattcagatggataaagaaaaaactgaagcatTTAGTAACAAATGATGTGAAACTATAATAAACGGGATTGAAATGAAAGAATGGATTATAACTAGATTATAAACGGCATTAAGACTCATTCTAACAATGCAAAGATAAAATATCAGATTATTGcaggacaaaatgaaatgtaatattttataaatagaAAGCTGTTTATAGAAATAAACGACTGTAGAGacaagtttacatttttcagaataaTTATAAATGCGTCTGATTATTATCtaaataactaaatgtttattacAATGTGTCATTTAAATGTTATGATTTATGAGCTCAGAACTGCATCAACCATTTAACATTGTAATAAACTCAATGTTGTAAACAGAAGTggattaaaattaaagtttgaattaagagagaaaagtttgaaactggAGGGATTTATGAGTTAATGggagttaaaactgttttacaccttaaaaaataaaaagattttcatCCAGGttattttcagttcaattaaaaatctcaaatattCAGAAACTGCAGCCGGACGTATAAAacgacttcttcttcttcaggtcCGGATATCAACAGATTCTGAAATATTATCAACATTTCTCTtaattctgtcttttctttttcattttatgttaaaaatgactgaagacGGTATGAATATCAGAGGATGAAACCTTTGGCTGATCAGAATGTCGCCGctcagcgccccctgctggcggcCTCTGAACTGCAGGCGGCGCGGAGGCCTTCCTGCAGGTGAGCAGCAGAAACTCACCTGCAGCGTCAGACAGGAAACCAAACTAAACGAGTTCAGTTTGAAACACCGCCGGGCAAAAAGCCCAACACTAAATAAGACAAGAATTAAAGCCAAAAGACAAACCCTGAAATCAAAATGTTCAATCAGTTCAACCTCTAGTTGGAACATGAAGGTTCTGTGAGGATTTGGGTTTTCAGTGTTGGTCGAGTCTGTCGTCCCGTTTCCTCGTCTATTCTGTCGTTTTCTGCTACCAGATGTTGAGCCTCTGCTCAtttgtgctgcctggattttaTACTTTGACAtattaatcatttattcatCATCCTGGGTCTCCGACCTCTCAACCTCTCACATTTAGCTTTAAGGGAATAAAACACTAATACTTCTGAACATAAAAGTGAAAGTATTTaagaaccaaaacattttcaacatgttgagtttattcagtaaaaagttgtttataatcagaggaagagaaaaacatcattttggACGATAATCATGAGAAACAGCTGCTAACATGTGATCCTGCtgttgaggtcagaggtcagaacgATAGGCACTAGGTGATGCTGGTGATCCTCAGGCGTTTCCACGGCGACCATCAGGGCTGCTTCTGCTGCATCTCCCTCCAGCTCTTCCACAGCAGCAGGTCACGGCTCTTCCCCAGGGCGACCAGCCAGCGGGGCAGCCGGACACCGTTGAACTGGCCCACGCCGTCGTCTCGGCCCATCGCCAGCAGCATGGACACGTAACCTAGCAACCGCCACAAGGTCAGCGAGGGTCAGGCGACTCGTCTGCCTCAGGTGGAGCCTACCTGTGCGATACGGCGTCAACGGCTTCCCGCTCAGGCTGCTGATGATGTTGGACACGGCGACGTAGGCGTGGAGGCCAGCGTGGTACGCCAGCTTCGCCTCGCGCAGGTCGGCGCAGTCGCCAACGGCGAAGATGTTGGAGAAACCCTCGACCTGCAGGTACTGGTTGACCTTCAGCGCCCCGTCAGCAGCTATGCTGCCCGCTGGACGAACACACAGTAACAGGCTATTAACCGATCAATATCTGATCAATATCTGATCAACAACAGATGGGACCGTCAGCTGATAGGAGGTCCCAGAGACTAAAAGCAGCTAAATCCCCGCAGGCTGAAGCTAAGCTAGCAGCTGATcctgtagcaggaagtgaagcTGATCATGTTTGTAAAGTCAAAATGAACAGCAGAAATTTGGCTCATTTATAAaacagtcatattttcatttgttctcatttaTAATATAGTGTGCAACTAACTAGCATCAcaccaagctaaatatttgccttgctagctaaacatttaacttattgtgtagctaaatatttagccacaCTGATACCTATAAACGAAAGAGTGAAAAATTAATCCCCATTTCCTCTCATCAGTTAAATCTCCCAAATTCCTTTGTATACAGATTCTGGTGGCAGCGAGCAGCAGGAGCCCCCCGGTGGGCCCCCAGTAGACCCACAGCGCCCCCCAGTAGACCCACGGCGCCCCCCAGTAGACCCACGGCGCCCCCTGGCGGATCCACGGCGCCCCTGTGGGCCCCCCGGTGGACCCACCCAGGCTAGAGGCGTAGGCTCCAGAGTTGACCCTGATGCCGGTGCAGCAGATGACCAGGTCCGTCTCCAGAGTCTCCCCCTTGTCCGTTCTGACCTGCAGGTTCTTCTGGGTCCGGTTCAGTGGCAGCTCCGACAAGTTGGACACCTTCTGAtctgaaacacagcagcaggttGTCCGGAACCTGGACAGAACCAGCTAAGACCTAGTAGCTAATGGCTAGCGGCTAACAGCTAACGGCTAGCAGTTAGCGTACCCAGAACCAGCTCCACTCCCttctccagcagaacctcctTGGCCTGCTGCCTTACGCTCTGGGCCATCAGCGGGTCGGCCAGCCCGATCCTGGAGTGGATCAGAACCACCTGGAGGAGAAACAGAGGTGAGGACAGAGTCCAGAGCGCcgggttctggaggttctggaggtccAGACCAACTGGGTTCATCTACAACTGAGGTTCCccagcttttcaaaataaaagcatcagaGACGAGTTTCTCCGTTCAGGGGAGGTCAAGTCCAACAGGCCAGGATCGGACCAGGTTCTGGAGGACTTGAGCACCGCTGACACAGAGTCACAtaattctttatattttaaataaatgtatttattataaatgatgaaaatatttgctAATTAACTTAACGGCAGATTTATGCATTTCTGTCCCTTCTGGGCCTCCGTACCCTCAGGCATCACTTTCATTCTGCAAATCATTTTGTGACCCAACCTTGGAGTCTCCCGACCCCCTAGGGGTCCCGACCCCCCAGGTTGGGAACCCCTGCCGTACAGGAACCACCCAGCAGCAGAACTCTGAGTGActcggttctgacccggttcttgGAATCAATGAAAACGGCTCAGAACTCAATCCGGATCCAACAGAACCTTGAGGTCCGGTGTGAACCAAATAACTATGAACCCGTTTCAGCAGGGcctacagaaccagaacctttcaTACAGACTGAAGGGTAAAGTTCTGTTGAGTACCGCtgaacccgaccagaaccagaacccgaccCACCTTCTTGTCTGGATACTCCGTCTTGATCTCAGCCGCCATCTCCACCCCTGTAGCTCCGCCCCCGACCACCAGAACCGAGTCCGCTGCCTGGATCTGGACACACAGAACCAGGGTCAGCAGCGTCCTGTCCCACCATGTCCTCTGTCCCCCTCACCCCCCGTCTCACCTGTCCCACCATGTCCTCGTACGCCGTCACGCCGTCCTGCAGCGACGCCTCTGTGTTGAACTTCCCAGGGAACGGACCATCAGAACCAGTACACAGGATCAGGTGGGAGTAGTGGACCTCCTGCGGTAGGGGGACACCTGTCAGAGCTCACCTGGCCGGCAGGGGGCAGCAGCCGCCCTCACCCCGCTGCCCCTCCTCACCCTGCCCCCCTGGAGAACCACCAGCTGCCCCTCCGGGTCCACGCGCTCCACGCGGCCCTGCAGGAAGCTGGTTCCGAACGTCTCCGCATACGGGATGAAGGTCCGCTGGGCGAAgcctggggtcagaggtcagaggtcagggagTACAGAGGAAGGGGGGACAGCGACAGGTC encodes:
- the aifm2 gene encoding ferroptosis suppressor protein 1, which encodes MGAQVSVPDGVHVVVVGGGFGGIAAAQQLRSAGFGFTLLDLRDSFHHNVAALRASVQPGFAQRTFIPYAETFGTSFLQGRVERVDPEGQLVVLQGGREVHYSHLILCTGSDGPFPGKFNTEASLQDGVTAYEDMVGQIQAADSVLVVGGGATGVEMAAEIKTEYPDKKVVLIHSRIGLADPLMAQSVRQQAKEVLLEKGVELVLDQKVSNLSELPLNRTQKNLQVRTDKGETLETDLVICCTGIRVNSGAYASSLAGSIAADGALKVNQYLQVEGFSNIFAVGDCADLREAKLAYHAGLHAYVAVSNIISSLSGKPLTPYRTGYVSMLLAMGRDDGVGQFNGVRLPRWLVALGKSRDLLLWKSWREMQQKQP
- the LOC103477396 gene encoding elongation of very long chain fatty acids protein 6-like; this encodes MLQMNESELQLRLVAFSFETRFDERGAIQWMQDNWNKSFMFSALYAALVFGGQHFMKPRPKLNLRLPLVLWSLSLAVFSIIGAIRTGSYMLHILSASGFRRSICDQSFYNGPVSKFWAYAFVLSKAPELGDTAFVVLRKQKLLFLHWYHHITVLLYSWYSYKDMVAGGGWFMTMNYSVHALMYSYYAARAASYRVPRPFAVVITSAQIAQMAMGLTVSGLVYRWMQQGDCPSRMDNITWATVMYLSYLLLFSNFFYQTYLRRDAKAKSQ